A DNA window from Janibacter sp. A1S7 contains the following coding sequences:
- a CDS encoding amino acid ABC transporter ATP-binding protein: MTAARGQPLVVLDDVQKWFGELHVLQDINLTIKRGEVVVVIGPSGSGKSTLCRTINRLEPVDAGTISLDGKELPEEGKALARLRAEVGMVFQGFNLFAHKTILQNVTLGPIQVLGQDKATANERARSLLTRVGIAEQADKYPAQLSGGQQQRVAIARALAMDPKVMLFDEPTSALDPEMIKEVLDVMVDLAQQGMTMVVVTHEMGFARTAGDRVVFMADGRIAEENTPTEFFTNPQSDRAKDFLGKILEH, translated from the coding sequence ATGACCGCTGCCCGAGGCCAACCCCTCGTGGTACTCGACGACGTGCAGAAGTGGTTCGGGGAGCTGCACGTCCTGCAGGACATCAACCTGACGATCAAGCGCGGCGAGGTCGTCGTCGTCATCGGCCCGTCGGGGTCGGGCAAGTCCACCCTGTGCCGCACGATCAACCGCCTCGAGCCGGTCGACGCCGGCACCATCTCCCTCGACGGCAAGGAGCTGCCCGAGGAGGGCAAGGCGCTCGCCCGGCTACGGGCCGAGGTCGGGATGGTCTTCCAGGGCTTCAACCTCTTCGCCCACAAGACGATCCTGCAGAACGTCACCCTGGGGCCGATCCAGGTCCTCGGGCAGGACAAGGCCACCGCGAACGAGCGCGCCCGTTCGCTGCTCACCCGCGTCGGCATCGCCGAGCAGGCCGACAAGTACCCGGCCCAGCTGTCCGGCGGTCAGCAGCAACGCGTCGCCATCGCCCGGGCGCTGGCGATGGATCCCAAGGTGATGCTCTTCGACGAGCCGACCTCCGCGCTGGACCCGGAGATGATCAAGGAGGTCCTCGACGTCATGGTCGACCTGGCACAGCAGGGCATGACCATGGTCGTCGTCACCCACGAGATGGGCTTCGCCCGCACCGCCGGTGACCGGGTCGTCTTCATGGCCGACGGCCGCATCGCGGAGGAGAACACGCCGACCGAGTTCTTCACCAACCCCCAGTCCGATCGCGCCAAGGACTTCCTCGGCAAGATCCTCGAGCACTGA